Proteins from a genomic interval of Gemmatimonadota bacterium:
- a CDS encoding lysylphosphatidylglycerol synthase domain-containing protein gives MSGPGLVSVLVPVRERPEPLAELYREYAEPLRDAGLPFEFVVICEPWFETLGTPLLELAERGEPITVLQLGQGVGEATMLKVAGAKARGDVLVTLPAYRRVQAAVLVDLVAATREADLALAVRWPRRDSWINRVQNRWFHRLVRWFTGSHFRDLACGVRALRRRVLEETPLYGDFFRFLPLLAQREGFHVVELEAEQHQGDNQPRVYSPGIYLRRLIDLLGMFFLLRFTEKPLRFFGLVGSISALLGAAVLGVVSVQRLQGEPLADRPVLLLGVLLLVLGAQAVALGLVGEMIVFHHAHQRRRYRLAENVRELTADRALPSADERSGRAVGADDEDGPSGGSPAAGSAATPPSAGSGAGEPAPPGDRGAVRSSWTTWARLAIGVGLLGVLLSRVDLSQRTIRIGAEVVLGVGVTGALLLLAQAVSALRWKEILGAQAPAWGFLFRLYLIGNFFSLFLPTSVGGDAVRAVAASRALPARAAAVTSVVVDRLIGVAALLAYLALGVVAAPAVIARAGAAAEWRVPWLPVAAAVVVS, from the coding sequence GTGAGCGGCCCCGGCCTGGTGTCCGTTCTGGTGCCGGTGCGCGAGCGCCCCGAGCCCCTCGCGGAGCTCTACAGAGAATACGCCGAGCCCCTGCGCGACGCCGGGCTGCCCTTCGAGTTCGTGGTGATCTGCGAGCCCTGGTTCGAGACCCTCGGGACGCCTTTGCTGGAGTTGGCCGAGCGGGGTGAGCCGATCACCGTGCTGCAGCTCGGTCAGGGAGTCGGAGAGGCCACCATGCTGAAGGTGGCCGGCGCGAAGGCGCGGGGGGACGTGCTCGTTACGCTGCCCGCGTATCGTAGGGTACAAGCGGCGGTTCTTGTCGACCTGGTGGCGGCCACCCGGGAGGCCGACCTAGCTCTAGCGGTGCGTTGGCCGCGCCGTGACTCCTGGATCAACCGGGTCCAGAACCGCTGGTTCCACAGGCTGGTCCGGTGGTTCACGGGATCGCACTTCCGGGATCTGGCGTGCGGAGTCCGGGCGCTGCGCCGCCGCGTCCTGGAGGAGACCCCGCTCTACGGCGACTTCTTCCGCTTCCTACCCTTGCTGGCCCAGCGCGAGGGATTCCACGTGGTCGAGCTGGAGGCCGAGCAGCACCAGGGTGACAACCAACCTCGCGTCTACTCGCCGGGCATCTATCTGCGGCGCCTGATAGACCTGTTGGGGATGTTCTTCCTGCTGCGATTCACCGAAAAGCCGCTGCGCTTCTTCGGCCTGGTGGGCAGCATCTCGGCGCTGCTCGGCGCGGCGGTGCTGGGCGTCGTATCCGTCCAAAGGTTGCAGGGCGAGCCGCTCGCGGACCGCCCGGTCCTGCTCCTGGGGGTCCTGCTCCTGGTGCTGGGGGCGCAGGCGGTCGCGTTGGGGCTCGTCGGCGAAATGATCGTATTCCACCACGCCCACCAGCGGCGCCGCTACAGGCTCGCCGAGAACGTGCGGGAGCTGACGGCGGACCGAGCTCTCCCTTCCGCGGACGAACGATCCGGACGGGCGGTGGGGGCGGACGACGAAGATGGACCGTCGGGGGGGTCGCCCGCCGCGGGAAGCGCCGCGACTCCCCCTTCCGCCGGGTCAGGTGCAGGGGAGCCTGCGCCCCCCGGCGATCGCGGAGCCGTGCGCTCGTCCTGGACGACGTGGGCCCGCCTGGCCATCGGAGTTGGCCTTCTGGGGGTGCTCCTGTCACGTGTGGACCTGTCTCAGCGCACCATCAGGATCGGGGCCGAAGTGGTCCTCGGGGTGGGCGTCACCGGAGCGCTGCTGCTCCTGGCGCAGGCGGTGAGCGCGCTGCGCTGGAAGGAAATCCTGGGCGCACAGGCGCCCGCGTGGGGCTTCCTTTTTCGCCTCTACCTCATCGGCAACTTCTTCAGCCTGTTCCTGCCGACGTCGGTCGGTGGGGACGCGGTACGCGCGGTGGCGGCGTCCAGGGCCCTGCCCGCCCGCGCGGCCGCCGTTACCAGCGTGGTGGTCGATCGCCTCATCGGCGTCGCCGCGTTATTGGCGTACCTGGCACTCGGCGTAGTGGCGGCTCCCGCGGTCATCGCGCGGGCGGGCGCAGCGGCGGAGTGGCGCGTGCCCTGGCTGCCCGTCGCCGCCGCCGTGGTGGTCTCC
- a CDS encoding glycosyltransferase family 2 protein — translation MGYEPSLSVVVPLFDEEANVAPLVERLRASLEAARVASWEAVLVDDASRDDTLEACRDAAAADARIRVLALARNYGQTTALQAGFDAARGDVVVTMDGDLQNDPEDIPLLLAEIEAGHDLVVGYRVRRQDAFVMRKVPSWVANRIIRRLTGVPVRDVGCALKAYRRDLLDRLHLYSEMHRFIPAFAAAGGGRITEIPVRHHPRLAGASKYGPGRTWRVLADMLTVKMIQSYADRPLALFGPAALVAFGLSGLTALAAVGAALGLRPWLASAIVLPGISLLVLGLGVFLVMVGLIAEVFLRTEAMDAPRPLPVVREVRA, via the coding sequence ATGGGATACGAGCCTTCTTTGAGCGTGGTCGTTCCTCTGTTCGACGAGGAGGCCAACGTGGCTCCGCTGGTGGAGCGCTTGCGTGCGAGCCTGGAGGCGGCCCGGGTCGCCTCGTGGGAGGCCGTGCTCGTCGACGACGCCAGCAGGGACGACACCCTCGAGGCGTGCCGGGACGCCGCCGCCGCCGACGCGCGCATCCGCGTGCTGGCGCTGGCCCGCAACTACGGGCAGACGACAGCGCTCCAGGCCGGCTTCGACGCCGCTCGCGGGGACGTGGTGGTTACGATGGATGGAGACCTGCAGAATGACCCCGAAGACATCCCGCTGTTGCTCGCGGAAATCGAGGCGGGGCACGACCTGGTCGTGGGCTACAGGGTCCGCCGCCAGGACGCGTTCGTCATGCGCAAGGTGCCGTCCTGGGTCGCGAACCGGATCATCCGCCGACTGACCGGAGTGCCGGTGAGGGACGTCGGGTGCGCGCTCAAGGCGTACCGGAGAGACCTCCTGGATCGGCTGCACCTCTACTCGGAGATGCACCGCTTCATCCCGGCGTTCGCGGCCGCGGGCGGCGGCCGCATCACCGAGATTCCCGTGCGGCACCACCCGCGGCTCGCAGGCGCTAGCAAGTATGGGCCGGGCCGCACCTGGCGCGTGCTCGCCGACATGCTGACGGTCAAGATGATCCAGTCCTACGCAGACAGGCCGTTGGCCCTGTTCGGGCCCGCCGCTCTGGTCGCGTTCGGGCTGTCGGGGCTGACGGCCCTTGCGGCCGTGGGCGCGGCGCTGGGGCTGCGGCCGTGGCTCGCGAGCGCCATCGTCCTGCCCGGAATCTCCCTGCTCGTTCTGGGCCTGGGGGTCTTCCTGGTCATGGTGGGACTGATCGCCGAGGTGTTCCTGCGCACCGAGGCCATGGACGCTCCGCGCCCGCTGCCGGTCGTGCGTGAGGTGCGGGCGTGA
- a CDS encoding DegT/DnrJ/EryC1/StrS family aminotransferase: protein MSLRRVPPAYAPIRPLGWLRAGGADPRAGLASLLRERLDAQQVLLTGSGTQALRLAVRATLRWRRGGAGRAADATVAVPAFTCFDVASAVLAEAGRIACYDVDPATLAPEPASFGRVLAGAPAVVIVSPLYGVPVDWDRIAGLVRGSGAVLIEDAAQGHGASWKSAPLGALGELSVVSFARGKGWTGGAGGALLVRGEAATALDAGAGLAPAAAGSGMDVVASAVGQWAFGRPGLYGLPARLPWLRLGETDYRDAPTPSAMASAAARLALATAKAADAEAAERRRRGAWLRERLPAGSCVPIPDGGRGGELRLPVRIPGGAAALGPEGEALGAAQTFPAIIPALPAVAGRLDPGEGRWPGSEMLLRELVTLPTHSLLRRNDAERLLRMVDKVASSVGGGDSDGRRKTGRLSRHDGCPPGEG from the coding sequence GTGAGCTTGCGCAGGGTGCCGCCGGCCTACGCGCCGATCCGGCCGCTGGGGTGGCTGCGCGCCGGCGGCGCCGACCCGCGGGCGGGCCTGGCGAGCCTCCTGCGCGAGCGCCTCGACGCGCAGCAGGTGCTGCTGACGGGTAGCGGCACGCAGGCCCTGCGACTGGCGGTGCGGGCCACGCTCCGGTGGCGGCGCGGAGGCGCTGGCCGCGCCGCCGACGCCACCGTCGCGGTCCCCGCGTTCACCTGCTTCGACGTGGCCTCGGCGGTGCTCGCCGAAGCCGGCCGGATCGCCTGCTACGACGTGGATCCGGCGACGCTGGCGCCGGAGCCCGCGTCCTTCGGGAGGGTGCTGGCGGGGGCTCCAGCGGTGGTCATCGTGAGTCCGTTGTACGGCGTACCGGTCGACTGGGACCGGATCGCCGGCCTGGTTCGTGGGAGCGGCGCCGTCCTGATCGAGGACGCCGCGCAGGGGCACGGCGCGTCCTGGAAGAGCGCGCCCCTGGGTGCCCTCGGAGAGCTGAGTGTGGTCAGCTTCGCGCGCGGCAAGGGCTGGACGGGCGGGGCCGGAGGGGCGCTACTTGTGCGCGGGGAGGCGGCCACCGCGCTGGACGCCGGGGCCGGCCTCGCGCCGGCCGCTGCGGGGAGCGGCATGGACGTGGTGGCGTCCGCCGTGGGCCAGTGGGCGTTCGGCCGCCCCGGGTTGTACGGCCTGCCTGCCCGCCTGCCCTGGCTGCGGCTCGGGGAGACGGACTACCGGGACGCGCCGACTCCGTCCGCAATGGCCTCGGCGGCGGCGCGGTTGGCGCTGGCCACCGCGAAAGCGGCGGACGCCGAGGCCGCCGAGCGCCGGCGCCGCGGAGCGTGGCTGCGCGAACGGCTGCCCGCGGGATCCTGCGTGCCGATCCCGGACGGGGGACGCGGCGGCGAGCTTCGGCTCCCCGTGCGGATTCCGGGCGGGGCCGCTGCGCTTGGCCCGGAAGGCGAGGCGCTAGGAGCCGCGCAGACGTTTCCCGCGATCATCCCGGCGCTGCCGGCGGTCGCCGGTCGATTGGACCCCGGCGAGGGGCGGTGGCCCGGCTCGGAGATGCTCCTGCGGGAGCTGGTGACGCTCCCTACCCACTCGTTGCTTCGACGCAACGACGCCGAGCGGCTGTTGCGGATGGTCGACAAGGTGGCATCGTCGGTTGGGGGCGGGGACAGCGACGGGCGCCGCAAAACGGGCAGATTATCGCGGCACGACGGTTGCCCACCGGGGGAAGGGTGA